A genomic region of Triticum aestivum cultivar Chinese Spring unplaced genomic scaffold, IWGSC CS RefSeq v2.1 scaffold11051, whole genome shotgun sequence contains the following coding sequences:
- the LOC123172385 gene encoding putative E3 ubiquitin-protein ligase SINA-like 6 — protein MKEGESRATRVSAKEVKSESEKGEVTMQDEGEAGDALVAAESMAPTQIDVRMDVTLLHCQGCLLPLKPPVFKCDAVGHVVCYYCRAGHRVVCSRANTHCCQLDKVVGAAKVPCPYKAFGCERYVVFHEAADHQRVCQCAPCTCPESACTFVGSRAMLVGHFATHHQRPAVTVRYGRSWSLSFSLSHSWHLLVGEEDRSVFLVSLCPLGAGTAVSLLCIRPDSEAETGPWFWCKLSIERRGGDKDYDLVLMTSPVISNALSTGAPPSCQGMFLVVPRELLSGDTLTLTVRIDLTPPAVVAPKSTTTPQARAPRRMQ, from the exons ATGAAGGAAGGGGAGAGTCGTGCAACAAGGGTGAGTGCCAAGGAGGTGAAGTCGGAGTCGGAGAAAGGGGAGGTGACGATGCAGGACGAAGGCGAAGCAGGGGATGCGTTGGTGGCGGCGGAATCCATGGCACCGACGCAGATCGACGTGAGGATGGACGTGACACTCCTCCACTGCCAGGGCTGCCTCCTCCCACTCAAGCCCCCCGTGTTCAAG TGCGATGCCGTAGGGCACGTAGTATGCTACTACTGCCGTGCCGGGCACCGCGTGGTCTGCAGCCGTGCCAACACCCACTGCTGCCAGCTGGACAAGGTGGTCGGCGCCGCCAAGGTGCCATGCCCCTACAAGGCGTTCGGCTGCGAGCGCTACGTGGTGTTCCATGAGGCCGCGGACCACCAGCGCGTGTGCCAGTGCGCGCCCTGCACCTGCCCGGAGTCTGCATGCACCTTCGTGGGCTCCCGTGCGATGCTGGTCGGCCACTTCGCCACCCATCACCAGCGCCCCGCCGTCACGGTCCGCTATGGCCGGTCTTGGAGCCTGAGCTTCTCCCTGTCGCACAGCTGGCACCTGCTCGTCGGGGAGGAGGACCGCAGCGTGTTCCTCGTCTCCCTCTGCCCGCTCGGTGCGGGCACCGCCGTGTCACTGTTGTGCATCAGGCCGGACAGCGAGGCTGAGACGGGGCCCTGGTTCTGGTGCAAGCTCTCCATTGAGCGCCGTGGCGGCGACAAGGACTACGACCTAGTCCTCATGACCTCGCCGGTGATCAGCAACGCGCTATCCACGGGCGCTCCGCCGTCGTGCCAGGGGATGTTCTTGGTGGTGCCCCGGGAGCTACTCTCTGGCGACACACTCACGCTCACCGTTCGGATCGATCTGACCCCACCTGCCGTCGTCGCTCCCAAGTCAACTACTACACCGCAGGCCAGGGCGCCGAGGAGGATGCAGTGA